CTGGTCAGTGAAGTCTTCATCCAGGGCACCTGTGATCTCTATTTCCAGGGACTTTCTGTTTTCATCTCCTGCTGTGGATTCTTGTGCTTCTGGGTGTCCACTGGTCTCCACAGCTGCACCCGGGCCTTTGGTCCCTGGGCCTTGATACTTGTATTCTCCTCTGGAAGGCTGTTCCTGGTCCTCTGTGAGCTGTACATCCTCTCCTCTGACTGCTGGCACCACTGCCTCCTGAGCTCTGTTTTTCTCACCAGGTGTTCCCCGCCTCTGGGTATCTGGGTTATTATTGTGACCTCCTTGCAGAGACTCTCCATGTAGGTCCCCTTGACTCTTGGAGTCCCCTTGTGCAGGCAGTTCACTTGTCTCTGAGCTGCTGTTCTCTTCCTCTGAAGCCAGGCTACTGGGAGTTTCAGAAGACCCCTCATCATTCTGTGTGAATGGTGACTCAGGGTCCTCCCCCTGGTAACCATCCTCCTCCTCAACTAGTTTGTCATGAGTCTTGGTGACCCTACTATTTTCTCCTGCAGACTGCTTCTCAAGTGGTGCTAAATCTTGTGTGCTTTCTCTTGCCCCCAGTGTCCTTGCTGCTGCAGGTGTGTTTTTGCTGTTCACAAACGCTTCTGTTGTGCCTTCTTTGGTGTGTTCTGCCTCTTCTCCTGAGACTGCCGTTCTTTCAAGTTCAGGGTGAGTCTGATCTCCTCCTTCTGAGCTTAGATATTGTGTCTCAGAACCCTTTTCAGCATCTTTTGATTTTGATAATCCTTGGAATTCCTGATACTGCCCATCCTGTGTTTGGGTTTCCAGGACTAGTGGCCGAGTTTTTCTGTCACGTTCTTTCTGCCCTGCTGTTTCATGGGTCTTAGgacctctcctctctttcctttcatcTCTCATGTCAGATGTTTCCGAACCATTTCTGCTACCACCTTGGACTGGCAGGTCctttgtttcactttctttttcttgggtCTCAGATGTTCTGCCATAATCCTCAGGTTCACccgaattctttttctcagctgGTGTCTGGTCAGCATCCTTTCCTAGTTCTTGAGTGTCAAATGTTCTACAGACATCCTCGGGATCAGTTGATTTCTGTGTCTGAGATAGTGTCCTGGCAGCAGCTTGTTCTGGCAGGTCAGCACGCTCAGAACTGGGTTCATCTTCTCCTTGCAGGGGTGGTTCTTGTGTATTAGagtatttctccttttctgttctaACTTCCTGATCTTCAGATGGTCTTTGTGTTGCTTCTTCTGGTGGTGAATTTTGGGTTTCCAAGTTTCCTTCTTGTTCTCCAAACTGGTCTCTTATCTTGGAGACACTTTGCTCTCTGACTGGTTCATCTCCCTCCTGGGAGATCTTCTTATCTTGTCCCTTCCTCTTTGTGGGACTACTGGTCTGTTTTGATCCTGCCATTGGCTTATTTGTCTTAAGTTGGCCTTCATTGTCTTCTGTTGTTTGTACATCTTGGGCCACTTCCTGAATCTGTTCATCTCCTTCCAGGTGTTGGTTCTTAGGGTTATTGTATTCAGATGCTTCTCCTGGAAAGTTGTGAGTCTTGGCTTCTCTCCATGGGTCCACTCTATTGTTTCCAACTGCTCCACTTTCTTCAGGGATGAGCTGAGATAATGATGCCATTCCTGAAGGAAGCATCCTCTCTTCTTGAGTTGGTGAAGTTCCCGTTGTCCACTGACCATCTCCGGTGGTTGCCTGAAGATACACATCATCTGGCTTCTCCTTCTCTGGTTTAGTCACCTGTCTTAGTTCTGAACTTAGTAACAATTGTATGTCAAGATAACAGAGGTTCAACAAGTTGAAGATTGCAAGAACAAATTCATCAAAACTGATGATGCCATTACTGTCAATATTCAGAAGATTCGAATTTTTTTCCACAGCATGAAGGACACATGGCTGCATGAAAACACAGTGAGAAATCAGCTTATTTATATGTGGTCCAGTGTCCTAAGAGTCTCCCAAGAATCCTATTTTTCTGACCCCATTCCTCAGTAACTGGTTAACTTTCCCAGAATAGCAAGAATTTATTGGTTCTGCATGCCATTTTTCATCAGAGAGCTATGTCTGAGAAAGAGCATTTACAACACTTGTGAGTTGCATTTTGATGCCTAATGGTTTGTGACTCCTTTCAGAAGTCGGCTTTGCAGAAGCAATAATCCCAGTAATGAaaacctcttttttctctaagcaATTGAACAGAGTAGGGAATTGAGACTGAAAATAGTTGTTCAAGAGACAGTGAGTGCTGAGAACTGTTAGCTAGGTGTAAAATGGCTGGGGATCACATATGCTTATCTTGCTTGGATTATAAAGAAAGGGTGAGTGGGAAAGAATTTCCACAGCTCTGTGAGCAGCTCACCTGAAAAAAGTCCCCAAACTCGCCCTGGAGGAGTTGTTTCAGCTCTCTGCCAGTCAGTGTGGCCCCGTTACTGTCCTCACTGGCATATTTGTGGAATGTCTCAATTACACAGAGGACATCTCTCAGGAGCTGAGGCATCTTTACAAACTCAGGAGAGGCTgtgagaaagaataaacaaagctCATTTTCCAGGATGGGTCCCTCAGGGAGGAGATACCAAAATCATCCTTTTTGTTCCTCCCCCATCTccactgcaacccctgctctattctgtatcttaaaatattatatcTGAACTCCAGGGGTGATTTAGTTTTGTACCAGACATTGTGGTGAGATCAGATCCAGCATAGGTAGGTATTACAAGAGATAATTCACCCCAACCTTCAGTAAACAGCAACATTCATGTGCTCAGAGAAAGCTTCATTGCAAAAGGAAGGTGATAAGGGAACTCAAGCATAAGGATTGAAATGCACAAATGAAGCCAATAGAGTTGGACCCATTCTTCCAGCCTCATCCAAGAGTGTCTATCTGCTTTCCTCTCCCTTTGGCTCCGTCTAGCCTCCTCTGGTTAGAAGGGTATAACCTTTAAAGTTAGTAAAGTTTCTAGTGGAAAGAGAAGTCACACCAAGAAAATTAACCCGTATGTTTGCAGGTGGTAACAACATGCTTTAACCAAGAAGACACAATTCCATGTCCTGACCCCTTCATTTCCCATCCTTTAAATGCTTCTACATTTTCATTGCAATAGAGATCTGATCCTGTGccttgctgaataatattcatgCCTATGATACccaaacaatttatttttttttttgaaaaagaaaatgatcaaagaAGTTCCATAAGCAAGGAATGCATTTGGGTGGCTGGCACTcccagtttattattattaataagggTTGACATAGACTTAAAGTGTGTTTCCTCTGAAATCCTCTTGCAATCTCACATATAAACAAAACAGCAGATGAAATCCCAAGTATGCTTAAGCAGATGGACTTACCTAGTTCACAAACGAGAGCAGTTAGAATGTGGGGCAGCGGGCTGTGATCTGACAGCAGTAGCTGGAACCTTTTATTGAGGTCCTAATTGCACAGTTAAGGAGGAGACACCCTCTGGGTCTGATGACCTGACATCACCACCAAATCCAGTCTCCCCTCCTCTGTTGTCAgttgtcttaattttatttccttctttaggCAGTTTCAATTAAATCTTAGCTTCAGATGCATcaaaagaaaggggaaggggtTTCTTGATTCATTTACTGACTTTTGCAGATTATACTTTTGAAGGCTCTTTAAGGTAGTGTTGGCTTCCCTCCCCCATTTTTTAACCTAAGGACATAATTACATTTCTGTCTGACAAATCATAGTGCTGGCAGGGACCTCATAAGTCATCTGATTCCTCTGTCTGCCCACAGGATGGCCTGTATTTGACCCAACCCTGAGAGAGGGGTGTCAAtcatgtgtttaaaaataaaggccCCCATTTAGCCATGTGACAAAAGTGGAGACAACAGTTGATTCAGATGTTTCAATGCTCTGCTCTCCTTGCCCAGAggcagagttagaaaaaaaaaatctcttgctTGATGTGCAAAACCTTGCTTACCTAAGatgtgctattttaaaaatgtgattgatatttgctttttaaagacaCTTTTACTATCCAAGGAACTTGGAACCGATAATCTACATTACTGTGTTCTCCCTGTAAAGGGGAAAGGGAGATGTTGAAATCATCAAGCTGGGAACTGAAGTGAGTCTGAGATGCTGAACTGGTGAACATTTTAATTGTCTCCTAGATCTGCATTCTTCTTGGTagagaatatttaataaaaataagaattagatTCAATGGTtttcttagatatttttaaaaaatagagtgtGTTTTAAAACACCCTTGCCTCCCTGTCAAGGGATGAAAGAAATAGACAGATCAatgcaaacaaatataaaagacaCAGACCAAGTTAAAGATGGGGTGGGAATGGGGGTAATTATATGAGAAAGCTGAAGCTAAGGAAAGCATTACTGTTGAGCAAAAACCTTATTCTGAATTTCCTGATTATCAAGGAACATACAAGGAACTAAATTTTGGAGAAGAACATCCATACTGATAATTTACACCTATAAACAATTTCTCAGCATCCCCCCAAAGGGAGAAGACTTCGGGGAATTGGAATTGGCATGTGAAGGTCATCTTAGTTCTGATTGGTTAATATCCCCTGAGTACCAACTATTTCTCAACACTATGCCAGGAACTGAAGTGTTTAGAGTTGAGTAAGTTATATCTTCCTGCCCTGGAGCTCATGGGCCAGTCTCATGAAGAACTGGGTATATTCAAGGCTGGATTAGAAAGAAACACTTATGGGAGACTTATAATATGGGAAATACTTATAATAACCGTCTTCAAATACTTGAAGGATTTTTATGGGTGtggaagagaaaagaattaatgtttattgaacacttatgACATGCCAGGAACTTTACATGGGCTATCTTAATCCTCACAGCCCTTTTAGGTAGTTATCATCCTCTTTTAACAGATAAGGAAGTTAAGGCTTTTAGCTGTTAAGCAGTTTACCTACGGACGTATACCTTTACTAGGTAATGGCAGATCCAGGATTCAGAAATGAAATGTCTCAAGAAAGTATGTCTCGGAACCCATAGTTTTTTTCATTACCTTGACTTTCTTATTTGTGTAATGCCAGGTAATACAGCTGGAATCAATGCTTAAAACTTTCTAAAAAGCAGACTCTATCTCTTAAGAACTTTCTAGAGAGCAGAGTTGTCTGACAATGACTTGGGCCACTACTAGAGCAATAAAGTGTTTCTACAGAGGCTGAATCATGATCTGTTGGCTAGGTTTTGGGAGAAGTCTTGCCATGGGAAGACGTAAGACAGGAGTGGCTTACTGTGAAGGGTACAGAACTCTTTCAATTTTAAATGTCTATGGTTTTATGTTACAGTTTCTATTTAGGAAGTTAGAGTTGGATCTTGCCTTGCCTCTAAACAGTGGCTCTGTAACTGTTTTATAGGCATTACTGCTTTTTTAGTCCTTACTCAAGACCATTTAATTAATACCCATACTCTGGGTGCATGGTAACTAAGAGGGATGGCCACAGGAGGAAAGAGATTGCTCTCTGTccagtgtttaaaaaaaagtatttggatTGCTGTACAAAAAGCCACAAACAACTCAACCATTACCAAAGAGAAGATCTTGTTtgccctttcttctccttcaaaaCAGATCCCGCTAACAGCCCTGTCTAATTTTATATGGGGATAGTATAGAAAGGAAGAGGCGAGGCGGGgtcggaggctgagggagaagaacacaacaaaaatatGTTGATTAATATAGAACTATATTTAAGAGCCAATTATTCTTCTAAGGTCACAACTGAAGTCTTGAATGAGGGCTTTAGATAAAACCTATGATGGCTACTTTGAAAAGAAATGgctaataaaacaatttttaatgattataatACTGGAAAATTTGGCAAGCAAAAAAAGAGGGCTGcagcttatatttatattttcactatCTTTTTTACTTATAGAAGTAACAGAAGTTTGTTCAAGATGATGATGaactaaaaaatgtatattctaaaGTCCCTAAATCTTCTAAAAGGATcaatgtacaaaaagaaaaaaataaactgaaattatgAACAGAAATAAAGGAGAATCGTAACTGAGTAAGAGATTTCAATAAATTTATGGAAAATGGAAAGTGGACGGTAGAATGTTCATGACTGAAATAAGTGGAGAAAGCCTCATCCCAGAATGTATTATGAGGGCATGGCAGAGGTGAAGGCAAATCTGAACCTGGAAAAGCACTGGACTCAAAATTAGCAGGTATGATGGAAGTGTGAATGAGAAGTGGGGCTGTAAACAGGCACAGTAGTTGAAGGTTTGTATAAGGGACTCTGTCTCACTGGTGATTCCCATCTCCCTCCTCCACTTTATAGTGTAGAGCATAGATATATGGGCATCTACTTTCTAATCTCTCTAGCAAAATTCCACATGACTCTTTCCTAAAGAAACTGGACAAACTTCTTACAAATACTaaatgtaagctccttgagggcaggactCTGTGTGCTTTATTTTCCACTTTATCTTCAGAAGTTAAGAGAGTACCTGGACTGTAGTAGGTGTTCTGTCAGTATTTGTTGATCAACTAATAGACTGTCTGAAGGACATCTAGTATTAATATTGCTGCTACAGGAAAACCTGCTTTATGATAACATTTAGAGGTAGGGGAAGTTTGCAGCCTGATAGCCATTTACTTGCAAATTGAAAGACGTTTTCCCCAAACCTGCCACAAAATTCCCACTGAGTGTAAAAATGGTCCTATTTATGCAAATCAAGAAAAACCAGATCTTTTTATTGATATAAATGGGCAACTAAGACTATTTAAGCATATGAATAAGTCAACAgctggaaagagaaagaataatattACACTTAAGAAAACTGACCCTAGAGGAAATAGAAGTAATTCagataacaaaagaaaagttgaaaaactctaattaatatttttaattctttgaggagcttccatactgttttccacaatgatggtaccactttacatttttaccaacgtgtatgagggttcccttttcttcatgcCCTTGCCAAAACttgttgtcttttgtctttttgatactaGCCATTTAAaaaggtgtgaggtgatatcttattgtggttttaatttgcaattacctgattagtgatgttgagcatttttttcaaacAACCTGTTAGCTATttgtatatatcttcttttgagaaatgtctattcaggtcctttgcccatttttaaattggattgtttacttgctattgagttatttgagttccttatgtattttgtatattaaccccTAGCATTCTACTTCTGCCTATATATCCTAAGGAAATgtaatcagtatgtcaaagagatatccacactcccatgttcactgtggcacactattcacaatagccaagatatggactcaacctaagtgtccatcaatggatgaatagataaagaaaatgtgatatatacatatatatatatatacacacacacacacacaatagaataactattcagcctttaaaaggaaggaaatactgCCATTTATGACAATACTGATGAACTTAAAGAATATTATGCCTGGTGAAATAACCCaggcacagaaatataaatactgCATATCTCATAAGTTGAACTCATGGAtgcagagagtaaaatggtggtgaCCAGGGACTGTGTGGAAAGGGCAAATGAGGAGATGTTGGCCAAAAGATACAAAGTTTCTGTTAGACAGGAGAATTATGTCTGGAGATCCATTTTACAgtatgatgactatagttaataataatgtattgtatacttgaataTTGCATAGAGACTAGATTTTAAATGAGATAAGCATGTGAGGTGAcagatgtgttaattagcttgatttaatcatttcacaatctatacatgtatcaaaacaaaaacattacacTGTACATCATAAATGTATGCaacttttcttattattttcatttaaacagttcttttcttctttgcaaaACATTTGTACagatttatggggtacatgtgaaattttgttacatgcatataaCAAAATTCATATAGTGATCAAGTTAGGGTATTTAGGGTGTCCATCATCCAAGTACAATACTTTTTTGTACAACTTTGgtttatccatttaaaaataaataaaaaca
The genomic region above belongs to Piliocolobus tephrosceles isolate RC106 chromosome 1, ASM277652v3, whole genome shotgun sequence and contains:
- the TCHHL1 gene encoding trichohyalin-like protein 1, producing MPQLLRDVLCVIETFHKYASEDSNGATLTGRELKQLLQGEFGDFFQPCVLHAVEKNSNLLNIDSNGIISFDEFVLAIFNLLNLCYLDIQLLLSSELRQVTKPEKEKPDDVYLQATTGDGQWTTGTSPTQEERMLPSGMASLSQLIPEESGAVGNNRVDPWREAKTHNFPGEASEYNNPKNQHLEGDEQIQEVAQDVQTTEDNEGQLKTNKPMAGSKQTSSPTKRKGQDKKISQEGDEPVREQSVSKIRDQFGEQEGNLETQNSPPEEATQRPSEDQEVRTEKEKYSNTQEPPLQGEDEPSSERADLPEQAAARTLSQTQKSTDPEDVCRTFDTQELGKDADQTPAEKKNSGEPEDYGRTSETQEKESETKDLPVQGGSRNGSETSDMRDERKERRGPKTHETAGQKERDRKTRPLVLETQTQDGQYQEFQGLSKSKDAEKGSETQYLSSEGGDQTHPELERTAVSGEEAEHTKEGTTEAFVNSKNTPAAARTLGARESTQDLAPLEKQSAGENSRVTKTHDKLVEEEDGYQGEDPESPFTQNDEGSSETPSSLASEEENSSSETSELPAQGDSKSQGDLHGESLQGGHNNNPDTQRRGTPGEKNRAQEAVVPAVRGEDVQLTEDQEQPSRGEYKYQGPGTKGPGAAVETSGHPEAQESTAGDENRKSLEIEITGALDEDFTDQLSLMQLPGKGDSRNELKVQGPSSKEEKGRGTEAQNTMLKSLDEGNSASHKIQLETKETVTSEEEDESPQELAGEGGDQKTPANKEHNSSVPWPSPEKQMQRDQEPCSVERGAVHSSPLYQYLQEKILQQTNITQEDHQKQVQIAQASGPELCSVSLTSETSDFSVFFNYNQASQSYTRGLPLDESPAGAPAPQALEDRQGHPQRERLVPQREASTTKQ